The Neorhodopirellula lusitana genome includes a window with the following:
- the groL gene encoding chaperonin GroEL (60 kDa chaperone family; promotes refolding of misfolded polypeptides especially under stressful conditions; forms two stacked rings of heptamers to form a barrel-shaped 14mer; ends can be capped by GroES; misfolded proteins enter the barrel where they are refolded when GroES binds): MAKQIVFDDDARAPLLAGVSKLARAVRSTLGPRGRNAVLDKGWGSPKVTKDGVTVAEDIELDDPLENLGAQLVKEAASKTNDVAGDGTTTATVLSEAIFREGLKMVATGADPMALSRGIQKAVDTCCAHIAKMSTPINEKSKTDIKQVATIAGNNDPEIGDVLADAFTKVGKNGVITVEEGRSNETYVDVVEGMQFDRGFLSPHFVTNQDDVSVELEDCHILLFEEKISNNKKLIPLLEALSQAKKPLLIIAEDTEGEALATLVVNKMRGILSVCAVKAPGYGDRRKAILGDIAALTGGKAVFKDLGIDLESVKMADLGRAKQVRITSEATTIVGGAGKKADIEARVAQIRREIDNTDSDYDREKLQERLAKLAGGVAQINVGAATETEMKERKALIDDARAATQAALEEGIVPGGGTALLQCRKAVEKLEKATEGDQKLGVRIIRNILDQPLRAIANNAGVDGAVVVNRVSQMKGKSEGYDANTDTYCDLVAAGIVDPAKVVRTSLTNAASVASLLLTTESLVVDIPVEEEEAGGDHHDHGMGGGMPDMGGMGGMGGMGGMGGMGGMGGMM, translated from the coding sequence GTGGCAAAGCAAATCGTTTTTGACGATGACGCCAGAGCACCCTTGCTGGCCGGCGTCAGCAAATTGGCTCGCGCCGTCCGCAGCACCCTCGGCCCTCGTGGTCGTAACGCCGTTTTGGACAAGGGCTGGGGATCGCCGAAGGTCACCAAGGACGGCGTGACCGTCGCTGAAGATATTGAACTGGACGACCCATTGGAAAATCTCGGGGCCCAGCTTGTCAAAGAAGCCGCCTCGAAGACCAACGATGTTGCTGGCGACGGAACCACGACCGCGACCGTGCTCAGCGAAGCGATCTTCCGTGAAGGCCTGAAGATGGTCGCCACCGGTGCGGATCCGATGGCACTTTCACGCGGCATTCAAAAGGCAGTCGACACGTGCTGTGCACACATCGCCAAGATGTCGACTCCAATCAACGAAAAGAGCAAGACCGACATCAAGCAAGTCGCGACCATCGCGGGCAACAACGATCCCGAAATCGGCGACGTGCTGGCTGACGCGTTCACCAAGGTTGGCAAGAACGGTGTCATCACCGTTGAAGAAGGCCGTAGCAACGAAACTTATGTCGACGTTGTCGAAGGCATGCAGTTCGATCGCGGATTCCTGTCGCCTCACTTCGTCACCAATCAAGACGACGTGTCGGTTGAACTGGAAGACTGTCACATTCTGTTGTTCGAAGAAAAGATCAGCAACAACAAGAAGTTGATCCCGCTGTTAGAAGCTTTGAGCCAAGCGAAGAAGCCTCTTTTGATTATCGCCGAAGACACCGAAGGCGAAGCTCTCGCCACCTTGGTTGTCAACAAGATGCGTGGCATCTTGTCGGTTTGTGCCGTCAAGGCTCCTGGCTACGGTGATCGTCGCAAGGCAATCTTGGGCGACATCGCTGCGTTGACCGGCGGCAAGGCTGTGTTCAAGGATTTGGGCATCGACTTGGAAAGCGTCAAAATGGCCGACCTGGGCCGTGCGAAACAAGTTCGCATCACCAGCGAAGCAACCACGATTGTTGGTGGTGCTGGCAAGAAGGCTGACATCGAAGCACGTGTCGCTCAAATTCGTCGTGAAATCGACAACACGGATTCCGATTACGATCGTGAAAAGCTTCAAGAACGATTGGCTAAGTTGGCCGGGGGTGTTGCTCAGATCAACGTCGGTGCTGCAACCGAAACTGAAATGAAGGAGCGTAAGGCTCTGATCGACGACGCTCGTGCAGCCACGCAAGCGGCTCTCGAAGAAGGAATCGTCCCTGGTGGCGGAACCGCATTGTTGCAGTGCCGCAAGGCAGTCGAGAAGCTTGAAAAGGCTACCGAAGGCGACCAAAAGTTGGGCGTCCGTATCATCCGCAACATTCTTGACCAACCTCTTCGTGCGATTGCAAACAACGCCGGTGTCGATGGTGCTGTTGTGGTGAATCGTGTTTCGCAAATGAAGGGCAAGTCCGAAGGCTACGACGCCAACACGGACACCTATTGTGACTTGGTTGCTGCTGGGATTGTTGACCCTGCCAAGGTAGTTCGTACTTCGCTGACCAATGCCGCTTCGGTGGCGTCGCTTCTGTTGACCACGGAATCGTTGGTTGTTGATATTCCTGTCGAGGAAGAAGAAGCCGGCGGCGATCATCATGACCATGGCATGGGCGGCGGAATGCCAGATATGGGCGGCATGGGCGGCATGGGCGGCATGGGTGGCATGGGCGGCATGGGCGGCATGGGCGGCATGATGTAA
- the groES gene encoding co-chaperone GroES, producing the protein MAATKNKINLRPLDDRVVVQPTEAESTTAGGIVLPDSAKEKPQRGTVVAVGPGKLLDSGARGELCVAVGDVVIYGKYGGSEIEVDGEEMKILRESDILAKIG; encoded by the coding sequence ATGGCAGCTACAAAAAACAAAATCAACCTGCGTCCACTCGATGACCGCGTTGTTGTTCAACCAACCGAAGCCGAATCCACCACAGCTGGTGGAATCGTGCTTCCCGATTCGGCTAAGGAAAAGCCACAACGCGGCACCGTCGTCGCTGTTGGTCCTGGCAAGTTGCTCGATAGCGGTGCTCGTGGTGAGCTTTGTGTCGCTGTTGGCGATGTCGTGATCTACGGCAAGTACGGCGGAAGCGAAATCGAAGTTGATGGCGAAGAAATGAAGATCCTTCGCGAAAGCGACATCCTCGCGAAGATTGGCTAG